The window TTGTGGATTGTTTGAGTTCATCAGTACTTCCGTCGGCGACGATACTGCCGCGGTTAATAATAACAATTCTGTCACAAGTTGCTTCGACCTCGCTCAGTATGTGAGTGGATAGTATTACTGTTTTTTCTCTTCCGATCTTTTTTATGATATCACGGATCTCAACTATCTGGTTGGGATCGAGGCCAGTTGTCGGTTCGTCAAGCACCAGGATTTCAGGGTCGGCCATTATCGCGTGAGCAAGTCCCACTCGCTGTTTATACCCTTTGGATAGTTCGTGTATGGGACGGTGCATATTTTTTCGCAGGCCGCATATATCAGCCAGTTCAGATAAACGTCTACGTTTCTTCTGTTCCTCTAATCCTCGCACATTCGCAATATAGTCGAGGTATTCATAGACTATCATATTTTCGTAGAGAGGGGCCGATTCGGGAAGGTATCCGATCATTTCTTTTATTTTAAGAATATCTTTTTCAATGGAAAGTCCCCTTGCTTCAATTGTGCCTGTGGTAGGAACAAGATATCCGGTCAGAATCCGCATTGCCGTTGTTTTGCCGGCGCCGTTTGGTCCCAGGAGTCCGAGTATCTGTCCCCTTTCTATTGTAAGGTCAACTTTATTCAGAGCGCAAAGATCCCCATAATACTTCGTCAACTGTTTGAATTCTATCATACCAGAGCTCCTTTTTATTAATATTTATTTTATACTTGTTACAATAATTTTTGATAGATAGTTCCAAAAATTCCAGCTCATATTCATTTAAGTACGTTAAGAAAAAAACCCGATAATTTCAAGATTGCTTATTTTTTCAAGATAATAAAAATAACTTGTCATTTTGTCAAAAAAAATCTAACAATCAGTAAATAGGGATTTTAAGCAAAATTTGCTGACCCCTCAAGTTTTCAAGATCTGAGAAAAGATTTAATAATTTGTTATATAAGTCAAGATTATGGTTAAATTAATCGTTATCAAAAAAGGAGAACGCGCCTTGCGGAAAAATGTGTGCGGTTTAAAGTCTGTTCGAACATTTATTATCACGGTTATATTTTCTTTTTTATGTGCTCAGCAGGTTAGCGGCGCGGGGTCTGGCAGCGTCACGACCGCTGTTACTCGGTCCGGGCGGAGTCGCGGAACTGCTCTTACAAGTGAGACCGCTTCGGCGTTTGCGCGTATAGCCCTCAGGTGCGTGAGGAAGGAGTATCCCGCTAAGCTTTCTCATGTGATGAATGATCGGAGTGAAGTTAAAAGCCCCGCACAGCTGCATCCCGCTTTCAACGGGTGTTTCGATTGGCATTCCTGCGTGCACGCGCACTGGATGATGACGCGCCTGCTTAGGATTTTCCCTGAACTGCCGGAGGCGGACAGTTTACGTTCTGTTCTCGGAAGCACCCTTACAGAGAGAAATATCGAAGCTGAAGTCAGATACCTAAGCCAGCCGGGACGCAAATCATTTGAGCGAATGTACGGCTGGGCGTGGCTCCTTAAGCTTTC of the Candidatus Krumholzibacteriota bacterium genome contains:
- a CDS encoding ATP-binding cassette domain-containing protein; protein product: MIEFKQLTKYYGDLCALNKVDLTIERGQILGLLGPNGAGKTTAMRILTGYLVPTTGTIEARGLSIEKDILKIKEMIGYLPESAPLYENMIVYEYLDYIANVRGLEEQKKRRRLSELADICGLRKNMHRPIHELSKGYKQRVGLAHAIMADPEILVLDEPTTGLDPNQIVEIRDIIKKIGREKTVILSTHILSEVEATCDRIVIINRGSIVADGSTDELKQSTKTEYTVNISLKNAEFEDVSNGLNMIEEIKDIESVGKNNEILSVKLSCHTEKDIRESIYGKIKEQDWVLVEMTRDVKSLEKIFGELTKEN